Sequence from the bacterium genome:
CCGCGTCAACGTATGCCGCGAGAAGAAGCAGTCCAACGTGCGGTCGTCGACATCGGACATCTCGGTGCGGCTGACCCCGGCCAGCAGGCTGAGCCTGGAGCAGTCGCTCGACTTCCTTGCCGATGACGAGCTTTTGGAGGTGACGCCGAAGCATCTGCGGTTGCGCAAGCGGCATCTCACCGAGGTCGATCAGTCGCGGGCTCGTCGCTCCGTTGCAGGGTAGACGTTACAAACTGCCGTTGTAGGGTATACTCCTTTAGCTGGCACAGTGCTGGCGCTCACCGCAGGCTCCGTTTTCTCGAACAGGCCCGCCGAGTTGAGTTGGCCCCAGTTCGAGAAACATAGGAGATGGAAATGCCTACAGGCACCATCAAGAAACTTGTCGCGGACCGTGGCTTCGGCTTTATCGCAGCCGAGGACGGAAAGGAATTCTTCTTCCACAGGAGTGGCACCGAAGGTGACTTCGACAGCCTCCAGGGTGGCGAGAAGGTCTCCTTCGAGGTTGAGGCGAGCCCCAAGGGCCCGCGCGCGAAGAGCGTCCGAACCCTCTAAGGTCAGACGAAACGAACCCCGGGTCCTTGGACCCGGGGTTTTTTATTTTTAGACAGGCCTCGCTCACGTTCTCAGGCGAGCGGTCATCCGCCCAGATAGGCGCGGCGCACCGCCGGGTTGTGCAGCAGGTCGTCTCCGCTCCCGGTCAGCAGTATCCGGCCCGTCTCGATGACGTATGCCCGGTCTGCGATCGCCAGCGCGCGCAATGCGTTCTGCTCCACCAGGAGGATCGTCGTGCCCTCGCGATGGATCTCTTCGATCGCCGCGAACACCTCGTCGATCAGCTGCGGCGCCAACCCCAGCGACGGCTCGTCCAGCAGCAGCAGGCGAGGCTTGGCAAGCAGGCCTCTCGCGATCGCCAGCATCTGCTGCTCGCCCCCTGACAGGGTGCCCGCCCGCATCGCCCTCCGCTCACCCAGGATCCGGAAGCGTTTCATCACCGCCTCGATCTCCGCGCGCACGGAACCGCCGTTGGGCCGAGCCCAGGTGGCCAGCTCCAGGTTCTCGAGCACCGTCTGGCGGGCGAGTATCTCGCGTCCTTCGGGCACCTGCACCAGCCCGTGACGGACGATGGTGGACGGCTTGGCGGTGGTCAGGTCGAGGCCGTCGAAGATCGCTGTCCCGGAGGTGGTGCGGATGAGGCCGGACAGGGTGTTGAGGATGGTCGACTTGCCGGCGCCGTTGGCGCCGATGAGCGCCACCACCTCGCCGCTCGCCACCCGGAGCGAGGCGCCGCGCACCGCGTTGACGGCGCCGTAGCTGACGTTGAGCTCGTGGACGTCAAGGATCGCCTGCTTCGGCTCCATCGCCGGCTTGCTCACCGCGGCCGCCTCGACCACCTCGGTCGCCTCGTCGACGCCGCTCGCGCCGGGCGCGCTCGAGACCTCACGTTCGCCGCCGGTGCCCAGGTAAGCCTTGATCACGCCCGCATCGGTGGAAACCTCTTCGGGGGTGCCGTCCGCGATCTTCCGCCCGAAGTTGAGGACACACACCCGTCTGCACACGCCCATGACCAGGCGCATGTCGTGGTCGATGAGCAGAATCGTCAGGCCGTCCGCGTTGAGGCGCTCGATCAGCTCCCGGATCCCCTGCTTCTCTGACGGGTTCATGCCCGCCGCCGGCTCGTCGAGGATCAGGAGGCGGGGCCGGAGGGCGAGGGCGCGAGCGATCTCCAGGCGCCGCTGATCGCCGTACGGGAGCGTGCCGGCGGCTCGAGCGCCGACATCCCTGGCGGCGAGACCGACCGTGTCCATGAGCTGGTGGGCTTCGTGGATGCGGCCGCGCTGGTCGCGGCGGAACAGCGGCAGCGTCGCGACCTGCGCCAGGGTGTCGTCACGGCGGCGTGTGTGCATGCCCACGAGGATGTTTTCGAGCGCGGTCAGGTCCTTGAAGAGACGGATGTTCTGGAACGTGCGCGCGATCCCCAGGGCGGCGATGCGATGGGCCGGAAGCCCGGTCAGCTGGTCCGACTCGAGCCACCCGTGGCCCGACTGAAAGGGCACATAGCCAGTGACGATGTTGACCAGCGTCGTCTTGCCGGCGCCGTTGGGGCCGATGAGGCCGTGGATCGATCCTTGCTCCACCTCCAGCGACACTCCGTCCACGGCGCGCACGCCGCCGAAGTGGCGCTGGACGCTATCCAGGCGAAGGAGCACGGACCTGCCTGCGCGGCCACCAGCGAGGTCTGAACAGGGCCAGGCCGCCGCGGCCGACGATGCCCTGCGGCCGGAACACGATGACCGCGATCAGGAACGCCCCGCTGACGACGCCGATGTAGTCGTGGGCCTGCTGGAAGATATACGGCAGTGACGTGAGGAAGAGCGCTCCGACCACGGGTCCGAGGACGTATCCGCTCCCACCCAGGATGGCGAAGGTCAGGATCTGGATCGCGCGCGTGACTCCATATTCCGAATCTCCAGGGTCGACAAAGAAGTTGAGGTGCGCTTCCAAGCCGCCCGCGAAACCCGCCAGGACCGCGCTGAGGATGAACGCGATCATCTTGTAGCGCGCGACGTGAATGCCCTGGCTGAGCGCCGCCAGCTCATCCTGACGAATGGCTGCCCAGGCGCTGCCCAGGCGGCCTTTGGTGAGCCTCCAGACCAGGAAGATGGTCACCACCACCGAGACCAGAACCAGGTTGATGCCGCCCAGCGGGTCGGCGTGCGGGTTCTTGAGCCCGAGGCCTTCGCCTGTGATCGGCAGGTTGAGGATCACCCCGAGGCGCAGCGCCTCGATGAACCCGATGGTCGCGATGGCGAGGAACACGCCGCGCAGGCGCAGGACCGGCAGGCCGATGAGGACTCCGGCCCCGCCGGCGAGCAGCACGCCGACGGCGATGTTCAGCGCGAGTGGTGTGTGCCAGTACAGCTCCATCAGCACCGAGGTGTACGCGCCGATGGCCATGAAGCCGGGCGCGGCGAGGGAGAGCTGACCCGAGTAGAGGACCACGAACATCGACGAGGCGAGGATGCTGTTGATCCCGACCTGGGCGATCAGAAGCGTGTGTGAGTTCCAGAAAGCGAGCGGGTCGGTGAACAGCTGGATGAGGAAATCCATCAGATCTTCTCGCGCAGCTCAGCGCCGAAGAGTCCTTGCGGGCGGAGCACCAGCATCAGGAAGAGGGCGGCGAAGGCGACGCCGGCGCGCGCGTTGCTGCCCAGGACGACGAGCGCGGCCACTTCGATCAAGCCGAGCAGGTAGCCGCCCACCACCGCACCGGGGATGCTGCCCATGCCACCCAGGACGATCACCGCCAACCCGCGGATCTCGACGTTGTCGCGTCCGATATACGGGCTGATGTCGCCCAGGGCGACGCCGAACAGGATTCCGGCCAGCCCGCCGAGAGCGGAAGAGATGACCAGGGTGAGCGAGATCATGCGGTCGACGTCCAGGCCCATCAGACGTGCGGCACGCGGGTTCTCCGCCACCGCGCGCAGGGCGCGGCCGACCTGCGTGTAGCGGATCACGTAACCGAGCACGAGCATCAGCGCGACCGAGATCGGGATGATCGCCATCTTGCTGGCTTCGATGGTCAGGCCGGCGACGTGCCAGGTCGGGTTGGGGATCGTGCCCGGTGGAAAGCTCACCGAGTTCGCGCCGTCGACCCAGATCCAGGAAAGGAATGCGCCCGGCTGCCCCTGTTCGATGGCCGCGACGATGATGAGCGCCAGGCCGATGGTGGAGATGAGCGCCGCGATCGGCGGCGCGCTGCGGCGGCGCAGCGGCCGCAAGCACACGTGCTCGATCACCAGTCCCATGAGCGCGCTGGCGGCGATGCCGATGGCGCACGCGACCCAGAACGACTGGCCGTGGTTGATCACCAGCGAATAGGTGATGGCCGCGCCGAACATGAAGACCGCGCTGTGGGCGAGGTTGAGGATGTCCAGCACCCCGAAGACCAGGGTGTAGCCGACGGCGAAGAGGGCGTAGAT
This genomic interval carries:
- a CDS encoding cold shock domain-containing protein, with the translated sequence MPTGTIKKLVADRGFGFIAAEDGKEFFFHRSGTEGDFDSLQGGEKVSFEVEASPKGPRAKSVRTL
- a CDS encoding ATP-binding cassette domain-containing protein encodes the protein MDSVQRHFGGVRAVDGVSLEVEQGSIHGLIGPNGAGKTTLVNIVTGYVPFQSGHGWLESDQLTGLPAHRIAALGIARTFQNIRLFKDLTALENILVGMHTRRRDDTLAQVATLPLFRRDQRGRIHEAHQLMDTVGLAARDVGARAAGTLPYGDQRRLEIARALALRPRLLILDEPAAGMNPSEKQGIRELIERLNADGLTILLIDHDMRLVMGVCRRVCVLNFGRKIADGTPEEVSTDAGVIKAYLGTGGEREVSSAPGASGVDEATEVVEAAAVSKPAMEPKQAILDVHELNVSYGAVNAVRGASLRVASGEVVALIGANGAGKSTILNTLSGLIRTTSGTAIFDGLDLTTAKPSTIVRHGLVQVPEGREILARQTVLENLELATWARPNGGSVRAEIEAVMKRFRILGERRAMRAGTLSGGEQQMLAIARGLLAKPRLLLLDEPSLGLAPQLIDEVFAAIEEIHREGTTILLVEQNALRALAIADRAYVIETGRILLTGSGDDLLHNPAVRRAYLGG
- a CDS encoding branched-chain amino acid ABC transporter permease, translated to MDFLIQLFTDPLAFWNSHTLLIAQVGINSILASSMFVVLYSGQLSLAAPGFMAIGAYTSVLMELYWHTPLALNIAVGVLLAGGAGVLIGLPVLRLRGVFLAIATIGFIEALRLGVILNLPITGEGLGLKNPHADPLGGINLVLVSVVVTIFLVWRLTKGRLGSAWAAIRQDELAALSQGIHVARYKMIAFILSAVLAGFAGGLEAHLNFFVDPGDSEYGVTRAIQILTFAILGGSGYVLGPVVGALFLTSLPYIFQQAHDYIGVVSGAFLIAVIVFRPQGIVGRGGLALFRPRWWPRRQVRAPSPG
- a CDS encoding branched-chain amino acid ABC transporter permease encodes the protein MSWGDPPSPQLLPSTCLDRDRLGQQLLNAIFIGSIYALFAVGYTLVFGVLDILNLAHSAVFMFGAAITYSLVINHGQSFWVACAIGIAASALMGLVIEHVCLRPLRRRSAPPIAALISTIGLALIIVAAIEQGQPGAFLSWIWVDGANSVSFPPGTIPNPTWHVAGLTIEASKMAIIPISVALMLVLGYVIRYTQVGRALRAVAENPRAARLMGLDVDRMISLTLVISSALGGLAGILFGVALGDISPYIGRDNVEIRGLAVIVLGGMGSIPGAVVGGYLLGLIEVAALVVLGSNARAGVAFAALFLMLVLRPQGLFGAELREKI